AAGATGTTAAAACAAAAGCCGCAGAAGCGATAAAAGGATTATTCGGTAAAAAGAAAAAAGAATAATCTGCTGTTAAAAAGTCAATAGAATAAAAATGGACTGTAACACAAAATGTTACAGGCCAACTTATAGTTACTTCATACGTATACTCCGAAATATGATCCACACCTACAGAAAATAAAAACACACCTATAGCAACTGAATCCACACCTATAGAAGGTTAAAACACACCTATAGCAACTGAATCCACACCTATAGAAGGTTAAAACACGCCTATAGCAATTGAATCCACACCTGTAGAAGATTAAAACACGCCTATAGAAAAGGCTGGCACTATTTTAATAGGCAGGAGCAAAAGGCTGGCGTTTTTGGATTGAGGTAATTCCCGCTACCTTTCCAAATCTCCCGGAAAAGCCGGGAGGATTTTCCCTTGCATCGGGGCTATTGTGAAAAGGTCGTGTGGTGAAATTATGATTAAACTGAAATCGTCACCACATATCCCTCGGCATTACGGACATTAAAGACAGTCCCATCTTCAAATAGCAGGTATTGTCCTTTGATGCCTTTCAGTTTACCTGTAAAAACATTCGTTTTCTCTAAATTCAGGCTAGTCACTTTTTTAGGATATTGCAAAACCGGATAATCAAAAACATAATGATCCTGATGTGCCAAATCAAAGAATTCTTTAACCTCATCCGGAATCAGTTCTTCCAATCGCGCTTTTTCATCCGGAAGGTGGATACACAAAATATCATTGGTCAGCATCTTACGCCAGTTGGTCTTATCGGAAAAATGCTCCTTTAGAGCCACCTCGGTAATCCCCGCCAGATAACGATTGGGCAGTTCCAGCACCGTAATGGCCTCCGAAGCTCCCTGGTCAATCCATCGCGTGGGTACCTGGGTTTTGCGCGTCACCCCTACTTTCACTTCACAGGACAATGCCAGATAGACAATATGCGGTTGCAGCTGTACCCTGGATTCATAGTCCAGGTCACGGTCGGCAATGCCTAAATGTGCCGTACTCAGTTCCGGTCGCATAATCCAGTCTCCCACTGCAGGGCTGCTGTAAAAACAATCATAACAAAACCCCTGACGGAATATTTTTTTCTTCTTATTACAGTTCAGGCACTGATAGCCGGAAAAACTAATCTCAATCGTTTTGTCCAATAGCTGATTCACATTTAAAAAGCTATTTTCAAAAATCATATAATATTGGATCGGGGATCCGAATTCAGTTTGCATTTTTGTGAGTACACCTTCGTATTGCATCGGGAAATTTTCTTATTTTTATAGCCAACAAAGATACTAAAATGGCATTACCTATCATCAATTCGATTGCATCCTGGATTTTAAAAAAACGAATTCATCAAATCGAATTGTTTCAGAAATATCCGAATGAAGTACAGGAAGAACTACTGTTCAGCCTGATACGAATTGCCGAAAACACGGACTTGGGAAAGGAATATGACTTTAGTTCCATTAAAACCTACCAGACTTTCTCAGAACGGCTGCCCATAGCGACCTATGAAGACCTGGAACCGCTGATTGAAAGAACCCGAAAAGGGGAACAAAATGTCATCTGGCCCACATCCATTAAATGGTTTGCCAAATCAAGCGGCACTACCAATGCCAAAAGCAAGTTTATCCCGGTAAGCATGGAAGCCCTTGAAGACTGCCATTACAAGGCTGCAAAAGACCTGCTTTCCCTTTACCTGAACAATAATGAGAACTCCCAACTGTTCACCGGGAAAAGTTTACGCCTTGGCGGCAGCAAACAGCTCTATGAAGACAATAACAGTTTCTTTGGGGACCTGTCTGCCATATTGATCGAAAACATGCCGATATGGGCCGAATTTAGCAGCACGCCCAGCAATAAGGTTTCCCTGATGAGCGATTGGGAGATTAAACTCGGTGCTATTGTACGGGAAACGATACAGGAAAATGTGACCAGCTTTGCCGGAGTCCCTTCCTGGATGATGGTATTACTGAATAAAGCACTCGAAGAAACCGGAAAAGGTGATTTGCTGGAAATATGGCCCAATGCCGAAGTTTACTTTCATGGTGGCGTAAGCTTTAATCCCTACCGCGAGCAATACAAAAAGATTATCCCAAGCAGCAGTTTCAATTATTATGAAATCTATAATGCTTCCGAAGGCTTTTTCGCAATTCAGGATCTTAACAATTCCGACGAATTATTACTGATGCTGGACTATGGTATCTTTTACGAATTCATCCCTATGGATTCCTTTGGCACACCCGAACAAGTGGTTGTGCGTTTATCCGAAGTACAGGTGAACCGCAACTATGCCGTAGTCATCACTACCAATGCCGGGCTTTGGCGTTACCTGATTGGAGATACCGTACGCTTTACCTCTGT
The Flavobacterium kingsejongi genome window above contains:
- a CDS encoding DUF2797 domain-containing protein, whose product is MQYEGVLTKMQTEFGSPIQYYMIFENSFLNVNQLLDKTIEISFSGYQCLNCNKKKKIFRQGFCYDCFYSSPAVGDWIMRPELSTAHLGIADRDLDYESRVQLQPHIVYLALSCEVKVGVTRKTQVPTRWIDQGASEAITVLELPNRYLAGITEVALKEHFSDKTNWRKMLTNDILCIHLPDEKARLEELIPDEVKEFFDLAHQDHYVFDYPVLQYPKKVTSLNLEKTNVFTGKLKGIKGQYLLFEDGTVFNVRNAEGYVVTISV
- a CDS encoding GH3 auxin-responsive promoter family protein, translating into MALPIINSIASWILKKRIHQIELFQKYPNEVQEELLFSLIRIAENTDLGKEYDFSSIKTYQTFSERLPIATYEDLEPLIERTRKGEQNVIWPTSIKWFAKSSGTTNAKSKFIPVSMEALEDCHYKAAKDLLSLYLNNNENSQLFTGKSLRLGGSKQLYEDNNSFFGDLSAILIENMPIWAEFSSTPSNKVSLMSDWEIKLGAIVRETIQENVTSFAGVPSWMMVLLNKALEETGKGDLLEIWPNAEVYFHGGVSFNPYREQYKKIIPSSSFNYYEIYNASEGFFAIQDLNNSDELLLMLDYGIFYEFIPMDSFGTPEQVVVRLSEVQVNRNYAVVITTNAGLWRYLIGDTVRFTSVDPYRIKVTGRTKHHINVFGEELMIENTDKAIAKACKETNTEVLDYTVAPIFMEGREKGAHEWMIEFRKVPEDIAIFHHVLDENLKAHNSDYEAKRTNNMTLNPPIINIARKDLFYDWLKNQGKLGGQHKIPRLSNERHYLDQLKELQHSTETI